In one Brassica oleracea var. oleracea cultivar TO1000 chromosome C9, BOL, whole genome shotgun sequence genomic region, the following are encoded:
- the LOC106313951 gene encoding uncharacterized protein LOC106313951, with translation MAGDLLYAKTQRIILLIDLNPLLLSPDSNQYLAVVISAAEKLLSFPPLSASLFSFKFFISSLSSLLSSSKLSALSIPSSKLSFDLPTPTLVSLRRAIDAVKRCELRSPSTSTSPRGVNVAASLRQIVYDYAWEPVVRGLIPGFTDGGGVDVVRSNLVVMFSPISRDLKWVSEFLDVKSNDECLHELGLFKSKFGEVFDCVNDLFDDRDIHLSWIDVSFGERRELGLKSEFFDSGVRGLGWGHCSTDSLVYGSLIVPFGLIYPTLGVSPMLSTSHKFTVQASLEIADIDGKPMECKCGELEFSSSEISSGKRCDEFINLGSASEEPCSESLIGEFCNGVTKVSIKALRMCDDFVELEGYTCDSFVVHQVSQESDKKQEQESGFWADRVLQILEKETGEKVAKKSSPIWQILLSYLYREGYSALVSLRNRKGGSRTGILKPFTFSSALICVFNSEVSPQTVDHEDSSKKVSCSENKRKPSKKILNSFHDICWEEFCTSVKGYGQIDIEDAYFSKLSNSKKFKFLKCWMKQTRKPRGCSLSMGSNCDAQEDVQADPDDKNHNSSEGIEKTTSLPVSEEDIALSGNRISVRQENDISVIASESSDIFFASLPSKIKQGIESEEIDLAALAERLVKSCLLHSSQRLEKDFSCESGSLLLVTEELTKMLLKEPKDLVAKFKKKHLSSTASEQKSDEASPSSIIREYELQILFRMEILKSEIGLGSEESVTQKFAKQICMLLEAIQCKLDGGFFSDWSLDKYVDKIIKDRYQHILGEAVSIIYTEMDLLMFSDEDLEDSFMNNEDSSQSGRDNIHSNIKSHHRGQRRKDVPGSSKKNYLKKETRECREAKKVVEAQERRERARRFSSFTSWMPDLCRVWAPKQAKNSRDKADQQKRMAKRKKEERSVEYDRVCETPVTTTDNKRTRTDEKDEHEGGSLPRSSVPKALFQDDS, from the exons ATGGCTGGAGATCTGTTATACGCCAAAACGCAGCGTATCATCCTCCTCATAGATCTCAATCCGCTTCTACTCTCACCCGATTCGAATCAATACCTAGCCGTCGTAATCTCCGCTGCCGAGAAGCTCCTCTCGTTTCCTCCTCTCTCCGCTTCTCTCTTCTCTTTCAAGTTCTTCATCTCTTCTTTATCTTCTCTCTTATCCTCCTCGAAGCTCTCTGCACTCTCAATTCCATCTTCCAAACTCTCGTTTGACCTCCCTACCCCTACACTCGTCTCTCTCAGACGCGCCATCGACGCCGTTAAGCGATGCGAACTCCGATCGCCTTCCACGTCAACATCGCCTCGTGGGGTCAATGTCGCGGCGTCTTTGCGACAGATCGTTTACGATTACGCTTGGGAGCCTGTGGTTCGAGGTTTGATTCCTGGATTTACGGATGGTGGAGGAGTCGATGTCGTTAGGTCGAATCTAGTCGTGATGTTTTCCCCAATTTCTAGGGATTTGAAATGGGTTTCTGAGTTTCTTGATGTTAAGAGTAACGATGAGTGTTTGCACGAGTTGGGTTTGTTCAAGTCAAAGTTTGGGGAGGTTTTTGATTGTGTGAACGACTTGTTTGACGATAGAGATATTCACTTGAGCTGGATTGATGTTAGCTTTGGTGAAAGACGCGAACTAGGATTGAAGTCTGAGTTTTTCGATAGTGGAGTTAGAGGATTGGGTTGGGGACATTGCTCTACGGATTCGTTGGTTTATGGTTCTTTAATCGTTCCCTTTGGATTGATATACCCAACACTCGGTGTTTCGCCAATGCTATCTACTAGCCACAAGTTTACTGTTCAGGCCAGTCTCGAGATTGCTGATATTGATGGTAAGCCAATGGAATGCAAGTGCGGCGAGCTAGAGTTTTCTTCTTCTGAAATATCTAGTGGGAAGAGGTGTGATGAGTTCATCAACTTGGGTAGTGCATCTGAGGAACCTTGTTCAGAATCTCTAATTGGAGAGTTCTGCAATGGAGTCACCAAAGTCAGTATTAAAGCCTTGAGGATGTGTGATGATTTTGTCGAACTTGAGGGCTATACTTGTGATTCTTTTGTTGTTCATCAAGTCTCCCAGGAATCAGACAAAAAGCAGGAGCAGGAGAGTGGATTCTGGGCTGATCGGGTTCTTCAGATACTAGAGAAGGAGACGGGTGAGAAAGTAGCGAAGAAGTCATCGCCCATTTGGCAGATCTTATTAAGTTATCTCTACAGGGAAGGTTACTCAGCTTTGGTATCTCTTAGGAATAGAAAAGGTGGTTCTCGGACAGGAATCCTCAAGCCCTTCACTTTCTCCTCGGCTTTAATCTGTGTTTTTAACAGTGAAGTCTCTCCTCAAACTGTGGATCATGAAGATAGCAGTAAGAAAGTTAGTTGTAGCGAAAATAAAAGAAAACCAAGCAAAAAGATTCTGAATTCATTTCATGACATTTGCTGGGAGGAGTTCTGCACATCAGTGAAAGGTTATGGTCAAATAGATATAGAGGATGCATATTTTTCCAAGTTAAGCAACTCGAAGAAATTTAAGTTTCTGAAATGTTGGATGAAACAGACTAGGAAACCCAGAGGTTGCAGTTTGTCGATGGGTAGTAATTGCGATGCACAGGAGGATGTGCAAGCAGATCCAGATGACAAAAATCATAACTCATCCGAAGGGATAGAAAAGACTACCTCCTTACCTGTATCTGAGGAGGACATTGCTTTAAGTGGAAATCGTATATCCGTAAGGCAGGAGAATGATATATCTGTTATAGCATCAGAGTCATCGGATATTTTCTTTGCTAGTCTTCCTAGTAAAATTAAGCAAGGGATCGAGTCTGAGGAAATAGACTTGGCAGCTCTGGCCGAGCGCCTGGTCAAGTCCTGTCTCCTCCATTCTTCCCAAAGACTTGAGAAGGATTTTAGCTGTGAGAGTGGAAGCCTCTTGTTGGTGACTGAGGAGCTAACCAAGATGTTACTGAAAGAACCGAAAGATTTAGTTGCCAAGTTTAAGAAGAAACATTTATCATCCACGGCAAGCGAGCAAAAGTCTGATGAAGCTTCACCCAGTAGCATCATTAGAGA ATACGAGCTGCAGATTCTATTCCGAATGGAGATTTTAAAATCAGAGATAGGTTTGGGAAGTGAGGAGTCTGTGACTCAGAAGTTTGCAAAACAGATTTGCATGCTTCTTGAGGCCATCCAGTGCAAGTTAGACGGTGGATTCTTTAGTGATTGGAGCCTTGATAAGTATGTGGACAAAATTATTAAAGATAG GTATCAACATATTCTTGGAGAAGCTGTCAGCATAATTTATACAGAGATGGATCTGCTTATGTTCAGTGACGAGGATCTTGAAGATAGTTTCATGAACAATGAAGACAGTAGTCAATCAGGGAGAGATAACATTCATAGCAATATCAAGAGTCATCATCGTGGCCAGAGACGTAAAGATGTTCCCGGTTCGAGTAAGAAGAACTATTTGAAGAAAGAGACCAGGGAGTGCAGAGAAGCTAAGAAAGTGGTTGAAGCACAAGAAAGGAGGGAGAGGGCAAGAAGATTCTCGAGTTTCACAAGTTGGATGCCTGATCTTTGTAGAGTTTGGGCACCGAAACAAGCGAAGAACTCTAGAGACAAAGCGGATCAGCAAAAGAGAATGGCCAAAAGGAAGAAAGAAGAAAGGTCAGTGGAATATGACAGAGTCTGTGAGACACCAGTGACGACAACAGATAACAAACGAACACGAACTGATGAGAAAGATGAACACGAGGGTGGGTCTTTGCCTCGTAGTTCAGTACCAAAGGCTTTGTTTCAAGATGATTCTTAG
- the LOC106315663 gene encoding uncharacterized protein LOC106315663 encodes MNCVSAFKFVPSGVLLPCAQANLHISSSNASFTHRWRSFASSSPIRRKTLTLVSAKSSEAEEISDTEDEWLKKLPEKNKPLYSHSLPCIEAWLRKLGFYQSKDDRAVWLIQKPDWHAQLSLDVTDLCIRYLKSGPGNLERDMERRFSYALSREDTENAILGGP; translated from the exons ATGAACTGCGTCTCTGCGTTCAAGTTCGTACCATCCGGTGTTCTATTACCATGTGCACAAGCAAACCTTCACATTTCGAGCTCGAATGCCTCGTTTACGCACAGATGGCGTAGTTTCGCTTCTTCTTCCCCAATTCGAAGGAAGACCCTAACCCTAGTTTCTGCGAAATCTTCGGAAGCGGAGGAGATATCCGATACGGAGGACGAGTGGCTGAAGAAGCTACCGGAGAAGAACAAGCCACTGTATTCGCATAGCTTGCCGTGCATCGAGGCGTGGCTGAGGAAGTTAGGGTTTTACCAGAGCAAAGACGATAGAGCTGTTTGGTTGATTCAGAAACCTGATTGGCACGCTCAGTTATCTCTTGACGTCACAGATCTCTGCATAAG GTACTTGAAAAGCGGGCCGGGAAATCTAGAGAGAGACATGGAAAGAAGGTTTAGCTATGCATTGAGCAGAGAAGATACTGAGAACGCCATACTCGGAGGACCTTGA
- the LOC106316111 gene encoding uncharacterized protein LOC106316111, with amino-acid sequence MDQPDPGNASGLILSVTEPLRSFLASACDDRRLSDELRDIASDLRSRNTVPYKLLRAIWTGSDPSTRPDLLGLFSGSGFVFTSPKPREKSEELKLRLLKLREIAERKEYAELVKDITPRKQVEEPFSSYKDQLGFGLHVGLTMFTGYLVGYASFRALFNRNPALSAAGGILGLVLAMLVETLLFIIKTSKDDQIQSSNSSSSSSSSSNSSFTPTIKKNQ; translated from the exons ATGGATCAACCCGACCCGGGAAATGCGTCTGGCCTGATTCTCTCCGTCACCGAACCGCTGCGATCTTTTCTCGCGTCGGCCTGCGATGATCGTCGTCTCTCCGACGAACTCAGAGATATCGCTTCGGATCTGCGGTCGAGGAACACCGTCCCTTACAAATTGCTGCGCGCTATATGGACCGGATCCGATCCCTCGACCAGACCGGATTTGTTGGGACTTTTCTCCGGCTCCGGTTTCGTATTCACCAGTCCCAAACCCAGGGAAAAG AGTGAAGAACTGAAACTGAGACTGCTTAAGCTGAGGGAAATAGCAGAGAGGAAGGAATACGCTGAGCTTGTTAAAGATATAACACCTAGGAAACAAGTTGAAGAGCCTTTCTCTTCTTACAAAGACCAGCTCGGTTTTG GTTTACACGTTGGTCTTACAATGTTCACTGGGTATTTGGTTGGATACGCTTCCTTCAGAGCTTTATTCAACCGCAACCCCGCTCTC AGTGCTGCTGGTGGGATACTTGGGTTAGTTTTGGCGATGCTTGTGGAAACACTTCTGTTTATAATCAAAACATCTAAAGATGATCAGATTCAGAGCTCTAACTCATCATCATCATCATCCTCATCCTCAAATTCGTCATTCACTCCCACTATTAAGAAGAATCAATAG
- the LOC106319058 gene encoding probable VAMP-like protein At1g33475 has product MISNPSLLSYTCIAKGTVVLAEFASEEEAGIEDVALRCIENTPPHHSIFSHTVGKKTYTFSIDEESFVYFAILDEAMEKPESFWLLNRLRSAVEDLVRGGETLTNPSPRCLQAKMDPVFAEIVGGVDVDLELDMDLVGSPRSVARDSRNPSIDSSKGRRASLMPLLGKQLKALKKKNKRLHTEDSGDVGMIRETSERKVDLCGNGNGGVSRKELRNGLLTDHHHHRQKAKQMWKKHVWFVLIFDFCICALLFGIWLWVCEGFQCVNG; this is encoded by the coding sequence ATGATTTCGAATCCAAGCCTATTATCCTATACTTGCATCGCAAAAGGAACCGTCGTCCTCGCCGAGTTCGCGTCAGAGGAAGAGGCAGGAATCGAAGACGTAGCTTTGCGATGCATCGAGAACACGCCTCCGCACCATTCAATCTTCTCTCACACCGTTGGCAAGAAGACCTACACATTCTCAATCGACGAAGAATCCTTCGTGTATTTCGCGATCCTCGACGAAGCGATGGAGAAACCGGAATCCTTCTGGTTATTGAACCGGTTGAGATCAGCTGTCGAAGATCTGGTCAGAGGAGGGGAGACGTTGACCAATCCTTCTCCTCGTTGTCTCCAAGCTAAGATGGATCCAGTTTTCGCGGAGATCGTTGGTGGTGTTGATGTGGATTTGGAGCTGGACATGGATTTGGTTGGATCTCCGAGGAGCGTGGCCAGGGATAGTCGTAACCCTAGCATTGATTCATCTAAAGGGAGGAGAGCGTCGCTGATGCCGCTTCTGGGGAAGCAATTGAAGGCCTTGAAGAAGAAGAATAAGAGATTGCATACGGAAGATTCCGGTGACGTTGGCATGATCAGGGAGACGTCGGAGAGGAAGGTGGATTTGTGTGGGAACGGGAACGGTGGAGTGTCACGCAAGGAACTGAGAAATGGTTTGTTAACAGATCATCATCATCACAGGCAAAAGGCGAAACAGATGTGGAAGAAACATGTGTGGTTTGTGTTGATCTTCGATTTCTGCATCTGTGCTCTTCTCTTCGGAATCTGGCTTTGGGTTTGTGAAGGGTTCCAATGCGTCAATGGGTAA
- the LOC106319057 gene encoding PP2A regulatory subunit TAP46 yields the protein MGGLAMEEMPLSALFEEARKIHLAASESRADQDVVKKGCEMLQKCEDMVGKLGLFSSNETKEDISTNNLKYLLVPFYLAELTEKIKQEDRIPIVKASYAKLKEFFSFCEAMELVPEEELEASSRGGSAPPADRRALKIARFKRQKAAEAKLLEIKERKERRWRSKRASALSTPVESGEEDIPDDDSEEERDAWLATINLAICKAIDLLEMLKREEEMLSAIKEKQLKDGEDVFSRDALDDRTKKAETWHKDAAARVQYSRPAQPITCATFAQDVLEGRASVSQGHEHKHQPLIFGPASIVNGSLSTERERMIAQVFQPSHRMPTMSIEDAGLTEMNIMNDWQEQTKKAIEEATTSWHNDRPLRRKEEDEEDEDEDEEAVMKARAFDDWKDDNPRGAGNKKLTPCG from the exons ATGGGTGGTCTAGCTATGGAGGAGATGCCATTATCGGCGTTGTTCGAGGAAGCAAGGAAGATTCATCTCGCGGCTTCAGAATCCCGCGCCGATCAG GATGTTGTGAAGAAAGGATGTGAGATGTTACAGAAATGCGAAGACATGGTTGGGAAGCTGGGGCTCTTCTCTTCTAACGAGACTAAAGAAGATATCAGCACCAACAATCTCAAGTATCTTTTG GTACCTTTCTATCTTGCGGAGTTGACAGAGAAAATCAAACAGGAGGACCGGATTCCGATTGTCAAGGCTTCGTATGCTAAGTTGAAG GAGTTCTTTTCGTTCTGTGAGGCAATGGAACTTGTTCCGGAAGAGGAGTTGGAGGCTTCTTCACGAGGAGGTTCTGCTCCACCTGCTGATCGGAGAGCTCTCAAG ATAGCTCGGTTCAAACGTCAGAAGGCTGCAGAGGCGAAGCTCCTTGAGATTAAAGAGAGGAAGGAGCGACGCTGGCGTTCAAAAAGGGCTTCTGCCTTGTCAACTCCGGTTGAATCTGGAGAAGAAGACATTCCAGATGATGACAGCGAAGAAGAAAGAGAT GCGTGGCTCGCCACAATAAACTTGGCTATTTGCAAG GCTATTGATCTGTTGGAAATGCTAAAGAGAGAAGAGGAAATGCTCTCTGCAATCAAGGAAAAACAGTTGAAG GATGGAGAGGATGTGTTTTCTCGGGATGCACTTGATGATCGCACAAAGAAGGCTGAAACTTGGCACAAAGATGCTGCTGCGAGGGTACAGTACTCTAGACCGGCGCAACCAATCACCTGTGCTACATTTGCACAAGATGTGTTAGAAGGGAGAGCCTCAGTATCACAGGGTCACGAGCACAAGCACCAACCTCTTATATTCGGTCCAGCAAGCATTGTGAATGGATCTCTTTCTACGGAGAGAGAGAGGATGATAGCCCAAGTTTTCCAACCAAGTCACAG GATGCCGACGATGAGCATAGAGGATGCTGGGTTAACAGAGATGAATATAATGAATGATTGGCAAGAACAGACCAAAAAAGCCATTGAAGAAGCAACCACCTCATGGCACAATGATAGGCCTCTGAGAAGAAAGGAAGAGGATGAAGAAGATGAAGACGAAGATGAAGAAGCTGTGATGAAAGCTAGGGCTTTCGATGATTGGAAGGACGATAATCCTCGTGGTGCAGGTAACAAGAAACTCACTCCTTGTGGCTGA
- the LOC106319250 gene encoding golgin subfamily A member 6-like protein 22, translated as MSMGDEKQCCEMKNKMMLFALLIRRIFDEEKGNLLQRLEDANSEITELKKLRNQDAKANEKVISIIASQKQNWLKEKYRLRLQVEALMRELRNMEKRKRTSLSELQERLKEKDGLVQSKDKEIEEEKLKRQEVEEKLVKSEKEVQELREMKERDVKEHSSELWRQKKTFLELASSQRQLEAELSRANKQIDAKRHEVEDLSLEMVKMRKDLEAKDRILAALLKKSKLDIAEMHTLLMEAKMKQDEDEAKSWRSNSKSRRSLRSMFAFETTSKPTKTNSVGSITHIDEHVEWNKDPNVVPEIMGSYSNDDFSELGNGVVHFEGANGVARKRENMSFGEEDFCIRVIGKKQEIEIGVLPEHEKIEALCLHLMNSELESNRLRSCIEGQSQEMSQSRHNNTKVEESVAMRKQHFKTQLKSFMSHKNNTSYRRKNTKAEELQVQERVFGPKEGSKEHATEKGRESYSPDELRHLTLKAAQSDAEEESEKDTLLTENGKADGKEESESQPSSTNNPPWRMDLHALGVSFKIKRLRQQLMMLERYIGKQESQEIDKISSSDTGKRALLLLITLLNKQVTRYQSLQEKIDGICEKMHVNDTGKTSLEHFLDETFQLQRYIVATGQKLMEIQSKITSGFVEVLVGFITTESSSASSSFDPERFAESIRSLFQEVQRGLEVRISRIIGDLGGTLAREGMIHLKRREDGVQRL; from the exons ATGTCCATGGGAGATGAGAAACAGTGTTGTGAGATGAAGAACAAAATGATGCTATTCGCTTTGCTGATTAGGAGAATCTTTGATGAAGAGAAGGGTAATCTTCTTCAGAGGCTAGAGGATGCCAACAGTGAGATTACAGAGCTGAAGAAACTGAGAAACCAAGATGCAAAAGCTAACGAGAAGGTAATTAGCATAATCGCGTCTCAAAAACAGAACTGGTTAAAGGAGAAATACAGACTAAGGCTGCAGGTTGAAGCTCTGATGAGGGAGCTAAGGAACATGGAGAAGAGGAAGAGAACAAGCTTATCTGAGTTGCAAGAAAGACTAAAAGAAAAGGATGGTTTAGTGCAATCCAAAGATAAAGAAATTGAAGAAGAGAAGCTTAAACGCCAAGAGGTAGAGGAGAAGCTGGTCAAGTCAGAGAAAGAAGTTCAAGAATTGAGGGAAATGAAAGAGAGAGATGTGAAAGAACATTCCTCTGAGCTATGGAGGCAAAAGAAGACATTCCTCGAGCTTGCTTCTAGCCAGAGACAACTTGAAGCTGAACTGAGTCGTGCGAATAAGCAAATCGATGCTAAAAGACATGAAGTTGAAGACTTGTCTTTAGAAATGGTCAAGATGAGAAAAGATTTGGAAGCAAAAGATCGAATATTGGCGGCTTTGTTGAAGAAGTCAAAACTGGATATAGCCGAGATGCATACATTGCTTATGGAGGCTAAAATGAAGCAAGATGAAGATGAAGCAAAGAGTTGGAGATCAAACTCAAAGTCAAGACGGTCACTAAGAAGCATGTTTGCTTTCGAAACCACAAGTAAGCCTACTAAAACCAACAGTGTTGGTTCCATTACTCACATTGATGAACATGTGGAATGGAATAAAGATCCTAATGTCGTCCCAGAGATCATGGGTTCCTACTCTAATGATGATTTCAGTGAACTTGGTAATGGAGTGGTGCATTTTGAAGGAGCCAATGGAGTTGCAAGGAAGCGTGAGAACATGAGTTTTGGTGAAGAAGATTTTTGTATAAGAGTGATAGGGAAGAAGCAAGAGATAGAGATAGGGGTTTTGCCAGAGCATGAAAAGATTGAAGCTTTGTGTTTGCATCTGATGAACTCTGAGTTAGAATCAAACCGGTTGAGATCTTGTATAGAAGGACAGAGCCAAGAAATGTCACAGTCGAGACACAACAACACAAAAGTGGAAGAATCTGTTGCTATGAGGAAACAACATTTCAAGACACAGCTAAAAAGCTTCATGTCCCACAAGAACAACACGAGTTATAGAAGAAAGAACACAAAAGCAGAAGAACTACAAGTGCAAGAAAGAGTATTTGGACCAAAGGAAGGTTCTAAGGAACATGCGACGGAGAAAGGAAGGGAATCATATTCTCCTGATGAACTGAGACATTTAACTTTGAAAGCTGCTCAATCTGATGCTGAAGAAGAATCTGAAAAGGACACTCTCTTAACAGAGAATGGAAAAGCAGATGGTAAGGAGGAGAGTGAGAGCCAGCCATCAAGCACAAACAATCCACCTTGGAGAATGGATCTTCATGCTCTTGGAGTCTCGTTCAAGATCAAAAGGCTGAGACAACAGCTGATGATGCTTGAAAGATACATCGGCAAACAAGAGAGCCAAGAGATTGACAAGATCAGCAGCAGTGATACCGGGAAAAGGGCTTTGTTATTGCTCATTACACTGCTCAACAAACAAGTCACTAGGTATCAATCACTTCAAGAGAAGATTGATGGTATCTGCGAAAAAATG CATGTGAACGACACAGGAAAGACATCACTAGAGCATTTCTTAGATGAGACATTTCAGCTGCAAAGATACATAGTGGCAACAGGACAGAAACTAATGGAGATCCAGTCCAAGATCACTTCCGGGTTTGTAGAGGTTCTAGTAGGCTTCATCACTACTGAATCATCCTCTGCCAGTAGCAGCTTTGATCCAGAACGTTTTGCAGAAAGCATTAGAAGTCTGTTTCAGGAAGTGCAGAGAGGGCTTGAGGTTAGGATATCTCGAATCATAGGTGATCTTGGAGGGACACTAGCTCGTGAGGGAATGATACATTTGAAGCGACGGGAAGACGGCGTTCAACGACTATGA
- the LOC106316436 gene encoding uncharacterized protein At4g00950, giving the protein MGFTKDQDRFRSTPKLPLFSYPMNMPYETPGLATPPVNIGGSVPFLWEEAPGKPKARSSVRKPPRSKHTGEKRGVVRSLDLPPRLLLPGESCKSFAANEPSPTTVLDGPYDLRRRSLSLPRSAYVVRKLRGVPAPAPAKEKRLFGSSRWGSFGKCKDVSEGIFDFPRFRDGGCDCRRDWTGGGSDFSGDGGTKVKLFRLKRKGNLFNLSHATKSEFWERVYEGFKQAIPWRRKQKNL; this is encoded by the exons ATGGGTTTCACTAAAGATCAAGATCGGTTCCGTTCCACGCCTAAGCTTCCTCTGTTTTCATATCCAATGAACATGCCATATGAAACTCCGGGACTAGCTACACCGCCCGTTAACATCGGCGGATCTGTTCCTTTTCTTTGGGAAGAAGCTCCGGGAAAGCCAAAGGCTCGTTCTTCCGTTAGAAAACCGCCGAGGTCGAAACATACCGGAGAAAAAAGAGGAGTCGTGAGAAGCTTGGACCTTCCTCCGAGACTGCTTTTGCCCGGGGAGTCTTGTAAATCGTTTGCGGCAAACGAGCCTTCTCCGACAACTGTTCTCGACGGTCCGTACGATTTGCGTCGACGTTCGCTGTCGCTTCCGAGATCGGCGTATGTAGTCAGGAAGCTGAGAGGTGTTCCGGCACCGGCGCCGGCGAAGGAGAAGAGATTGTTTGGGTCGAGTAGATGGGGAAGTTTCGGGAAATGTAAAGATGTCTCTGAGGGTATATTTGACTTTCCACGTTTTAGAGACGGCGGCTGTGATTGCCGGAGGGATTGGACCGGAGGTGGAAGTGACTTCTCCGGCGACGGCGGCACAAAAGTGAAACTTTTTAGACTAAAAAGGAAAGGAAACCTTTTTAACCTCTCTCATGCAACAAAGTCAGAGTTCTGG GAAAGGGTTTACGAAGGGTTTAAGCAAGCGATTCCATGGAGGCGTAAGCAAAAGAATCTGTAA
- the LOC106317594 gene encoding protein RKD4: MDPKFLQPLDSMKIENQYETDSLFDMLEKLPPLESLLDTEYLRPDPGLHFEYQYNSFEDFFENIEVNNNTISSDILMLTQEPYFSSDSSSPLVVQNNHCPSTNERREKKAPKKRNTRAKRQDKLELSEIRKYFDRPIMKAAKELNVGLTVLKKRCRELEIFRWPHRKLKSLNSLISNLKGVGMDQEVKNLEEHRVLIEQEPDAELTDGTKKLRQACFKAKYKRKKSLANDGYY, from the exons ATGGATCCTAAATTTCTTCAACCACTCGATTCTATGAAAATCGAAAACCAGTATGAAACGGATTCGTTGTTCGACATGCTAGAAAA GTTGCCTCCGCTAGAGTCTCTGTTAGATACCGAGTATCTAAGACCAGATCCAGGGTTGCATTTTGAGTATCAATACAATAGCTTTGAAGATTTCTTCGAGAACATTGAAGTGAATAACAACACAATATCATCTGATATTCTCATGTTAACTCAAGAACCTTACTTCTCAAGTGACTCCTCTTCACCATTGGTTGTCCAAAACAACCACTGTCCAAGTACCAACGAGAGACGTGAAAAGAAAGCCCCAAAGAAGAGGAACACTAGGGCAAAGAGACAGGACAAGTTGGAGTTGTCCGAGATCAGAAAGTACTTTGATAGACCAATAATGAAAGCGGCAAAAGAACTTAACGTTGGTCTTACGGTATTGAAGAAGCGTTGCAGAGAACTTGAAATCTTCCGGTGGCCTCACCGGAAGCTCAAGAGTCTTAACTCTCTCATTAGTAATCTCAAG GGTGTTGGAATGGATCAAGAAGTGAAGAATTTGGAGGAACATAGGGTTCTTATAGAGCAAGAACCTGATGCCGAGCTGACTGATGGGACAAAGAAGCTGAGGCAAGCTTGTTTCAAAGCCAAATACAAGAGAAAGAAATCACTTGCCAATGATGGTTACTATTGA